One stretch of Zerene cesonia ecotype Mississippi chromosome 20, Zerene_cesonia_1.1, whole genome shotgun sequence DNA includes these proteins:
- the LOC119835106 gene encoding protein tiptop-like, which translates to MRSKQQPRPSYRWLSPNENEEATSPDSGVKDHHRERGAVEREDEASRSASPASRTSPAPDERDIEHSIPATLIQDPNAERESPRCLSRESSGAPRCPSNDSVYSGRSAPSLPLPAALSAALPAALPAALLPPHSAAVAAYLGAAAAAAQQRLLMSCQEDLTDAERADAVLDFSTKRSESPHDDDDIDADDAVNLSKNENGPLDLSVGTRKRGPEDSPSPVPTRKSSRSADFKSLATPWTTPVAPHLPYFAAAVAAASLSPKGGVPGDWNGKLKHGAPTPSDATKALEKMSELSRLGGEELFRSVQSAALGAGLTPNAAARHSAWQSHWLNKGADQTKDVLKCVWCKKSFNSLADLTVHMKEAKHCGVNVPVPPTSGAPIPSSLQPPSSSPSTPSHNSSSSSSSSKPNHNDLNMLIKENMPIPRKLVRGQDVWLGKGAEQTRQILKCMWCAESFRSLAEMTSHMQRTQHYTNIISQEQIISWKSSDDAKGSNSSTPGTNNAVPPTTGTSSHVSAVLTCKVCDQAFSSLKELSNHMVKNSHYKEHIMRSITESGGRRRQTREKRKKSLPVRKLLELERAQHEFKNGEGNSVPMGKPIRDFGAGSRITCEKCGDKIETALFVEHIRQCIGAPMSNSQRNFLKSALLSNNIIPPDVPGHITPTSRDGRKSINDEIPSPGSAHHRSPSSINDSSPSSKDPNVSNDKSSSPSVLNAIEQLIEKSFDTRSRHSVPGMPGGASHAPIGSSILKRLGIDESVDYTKPLVDPQTMNMLRNYHHQQGYGRRERSGSESSSMSERGGSRVESLTPDRKLDSYHMTPRTTPDTRGSQTPASEDRPAEVRIKKEVTDEDERENGVDLSNQPVRVKTEVDDDEEQARPNSSVDEDVKPAVTKREIEGPSPVPSPRSPSSDRSAPTPGTDRKPASSLGALSSMFDNLAGGASSNEPSSSRRSGSHPLAALQKLCDKTETNSNRAPAPAPSPAGPPSILTFSWACNDAVVTDSIMKCALCDTPFISKGAYRHHLSKMHFVKDGALPEPVPMKAPPAAASPGTHKSGGSNAASPQDPRSPSQSFDESPHSKFLKYTELAKQLSSKYV; encoded by the exons AAGAAGCTACAAGTCCAGACAGCGGCGTGAAGGATCACCATCGGGAGAGGGGGGCGGTGGAGAGAGAGGATGAAGCCTCCAGGTCCGCCTCCCCCGCGTCCCGCACCTCCCCGGCGCCTGATGAACGGGACATCGAGCACAGCATACCAGCTACCCTCATCCAAGATCCCAATGCAGAAAG GGAGAGTCCGAGATGTCTGTCGCGGGAGTCGTCTGGCGCGCCTCGGTGTCCCTCCAACGACTCTGTGTACTCCGGCCGCAGCGCGCCCAGCCTACCCTTGCCGGCTGCGCTCTCCGCCGCGCTCCCCGCCGCGCTTCCAGCCGCTTTACTGCCCCCTCACTCGGCCGCTGTAGCCGCCTACCTCGGCGCTGCAGCCGCTGCAGCGCAACAACGTCTTCTCATGTCTTGCCAAGAAGATTTAACCGACGCGGAACGCGCAGACGCCGTGTTGGACTTCAGTACAAAACGAAGTGAGTCACCCCACGACGATGATGATATTGACGCCGATGATGCCGTCAATCTAAGTAAGAATGAAAACGGGCCATTAGATTTATCAGTCGGTACCAGAAAGAGAGGACCAGAGGATTCGCCGTCTCCAGTTCCGACAAGAAAAAGTTCTAGGTCTGCAGATTTTAAGTCTCTTGCGACGCCTTGGACTACGCCAGTAGCTCCTCATTTGCCATATTTTGCTGCCGCTGTAGCCGCAGCCAGCCTGTCACCTAAAGGGGGTGTTCCCGGTGACTGGAATGGAAAACTTAAGCATGGTGCACCGACCCCTAGCGATGCGACCAAAGCTCTTGAGAAGATGAGCGAACTGAGTAGGTTAGGTGGAGAGGAATTGTTTAGATCTGTTCAGAGTGCAGCATTAGGTGCTGGATTAACACCGAACGCTGCAGCTCGACACTCAGCATGGCAATCACACTGGCTTAACAAGGGCGCAGACCAGACTAAAGACGTTTTAAAATGTGTCTGGTGCaagaaaagttttaattcGTTAGCTGATCTGACAGTTCATATGAAGGAAGCTAAGCATTGTGGAGTGAATGTACCTGTACCTCCCACGTCGGGTGCACCCATTCCATCTTCCCTGCAGCCGCCATCGAGCTCGCCTTCTACACCATCACATAATTCTTCGTCTTCAAGTAGTTCTTCTAAACCTAATCATAACGATCTTAATATGCTTATTAAGGAAAATATGCCAATACCTAGAAAGTTAGTTCGTGGTCAAGATGTATGGTTAGGAAAAGGAGCTGAACAAACTAggcaaatattgaaatgtatgtGGTGTGCTGAGAGTTTCCGATCATTAGCGGAAATGACTAGCCATATGCAGCGTACCCagcattatacaaatattatatcacaaGAACAGATTATTTCTTGGAAGTCTTCCGATGATGCTAAAGGTTCAAACTCGAGCACACCAGGTACTAATAACGCTGTTCCTCCCACCACGGGAACGAGTAGTCATGTAAGCGCAGTTTTAACTTGTAAGGTTTGTGACCAAGCGTTTAGTTCTTTAAAAGAGTTGAGTAATCACATGGTTAAGAATTCGCATTATAAAGAACATATTATGAGATCTATTACTGAAAGCGGCGGTAGGAGACGTCAGACACGTGAAAAGCGAAAAAAGTCGCTACCTGTTAGAAAGCTACTTGAACTCGAAAGAGCTcaacatgaatttaaaaatggcgAAGGTAATAGCGTCCCTATGGGGAAGCCTATTAGAGATTTCGGTGCCGGAAGCCGAATTACTTGCGAAAAATGCGGTGATAAAATTGAGACTGCACTATTTGTAGAGCATATACGACAATGCATAGGCGCGCCCATGTCTAATAGCCAAAGGAATTTTCTGAAAAGCGCGCTTCTTTCCAATAACATTATTCCACCTGATGTCCCCGGACACATTACACCAACAAGCCGCGATGGCCGTAAGAGCATTAATGACGAAATACCTTCTCCAGGTTCTGCGCACCACCGCTCTCCTTCATCAATTAATGATTCTTCTCCTAGTTCCAAAGACCCAAATGTTAGTAACGATAAAAGCTCTTCGCCATCAGTTCTTAATGCTATTGAGCAATTAATAGAAAAGAGTTTCGATACTCGCTCACGGCACTCGGTACCCGGTATGCCCGGGGGTGCTTCACACGCTCCAATCGGTTCAAGTATCTTGAAAAGATTAGGTATAGATGAAAGTGTAGATTATACTAAGCCTCTAGTAGATCCTCAGACTATGAACATGTTGAGAAATTACCACCATCAGCAAGGGTATGGTCGTCGCGAACGTAGCGGGAGCGAATCCAGTTCAATGTCTGAACGCGGGGGCAGTAGAGTAGAATCACTCACTCCCGATAGAAAGTTAGATTCATATCACATGACCCCACGCACCACTCCTGACACACGCGGCTCCCAGACCCCGGCGTCTGAGGATAGACCTGCTGaagttagaataaaaaaagaggTTACTGATGAAGATGAGCGCGAAAACGGTGTAGACTTGAGCAACCAGCCTGTTAGGGTTAAAACTGAAGTAGATGATGACGAGGAACAAGCAAGGCCAAATAGTTCTGTAGATGAAGATGTCAAACCCGCTGTAACTAAGCGTGAAATAGAAGGTCCAAGTCCAGTGCCTAGTCCGCGCAGTCCTTCTAGTGATCGTTCTGCCCCAACTCCCGGTACAGATAGAAAGCCAGCGTCCAGTTTGGGTGCACTCTCTTCTATGTTCGATAATTTAGCTGGAGGCGCCTCGTCCAATGAGCCCAGTTCCTCTCGTCGCAGTGGTAGTCACCCGCTCGCAGCTTTACAAAAACTCTGCGATAAAACTGAAACAAATTCCAATAGAGCGCCCGCCCCCGCCCCTTCCCCCGCGGGGCCTCCAAGCATCTTAACTTTTAGTTGGGCCTGCAACGACGCGGTCGTCACTGACTCCATTATGAAGTGCGCTCTGTGCGACACGCCGTTCATTTCCAAGGGTGCATATCGGCATCATCTATCCAAAATGCATTTCGTGAAGGATGGCGCGCTCCCAGAGCCGGTCCCGATGAAAGCGCCTCCGGCCGCGGCGTCTCCCGGCACCCACAAGAGCGGGGGCTCCAACGCGGCCTCCCCGCAGGACCCGCGAAGCCCCTCCCAGTCGTTCGACGAGAGCCCACACTCGAAGTTTCTCAAATACACAGAATTAGCAAAGCAATTGTCTAGCAAGTACGTGTAA